In the genome of Aminivibrio pyruvatiphilus, one region contains:
- a CDS encoding tyrosine-type recombinase/integrase, translated as MTAVPIRKEYRNLAPKDVLPRFLLFKKASGLSQRTVDDYQLILGIFFSRFPDALDYPRERTMEFLSAYENPTSYNIRFAYLKVFWDWTAREGYFRGDRHPLDGLKKRKPRGRIVQLEEGEVHNLLDQPDKGRYAGFRDYALICLQVDTGIRPGEALQLMSDDFHREKGEVVVRAEVAKTRTPRILPLAAPTVQTIETLLSLHCPTWRNAPIFATEYGLPFSVREYSRRVKDYGKRCGLDITAYSLRHAAALLLLRKGADAFTVQNILGHSTMTMTRHYVNLTTEDTRRGHGKAGVLLSILGKEAPKNQRVRKL; from the coding sequence ATGACTGCAGTGCCGATTCGTAAGGAATACCGCAATCTTGCCCCGAAGGACGTATTACCCCGGTTTCTCCTTTTTAAGAAGGCTTCCGGTCTTTCACAACGGACGGTTGATGACTACCAGTTAATACTGGGGATCTTCTTCTCGCGGTTCCCCGACGCCCTTGACTACCCCAGGGAGCGGACCATGGAATTCCTCTCCGCCTATGAGAACCCAACATCGTATAACATCCGGTTCGCCTATCTCAAGGTGTTTTGGGACTGGACCGCGAGGGAAGGATATTTCCGGGGTGACCGTCACCCACTCGATGGACTGAAGAAACGGAAGCCGCGCGGAAGGATCGTCCAGCTAGAGGAGGGCGAGGTCCACAACCTTCTAGACCAGCCGGACAAGGGGCGATATGCGGGGTTCCGTGATTACGCCCTGATCTGTCTCCAGGTTGATACGGGCATTCGTCCAGGGGAAGCCTTACAGCTCATGTCCGATGATTTCCACCGCGAGAAGGGCGAAGTGGTTGTCCGCGCCGAAGTCGCCAAGACCCGGACGCCGAGGATTCTTCCCCTCGCGGCTCCCACCGTCCAGACCATTGAAACACTCCTCTCCCTGCATTGTCCGACGTGGCGCAACGCCCCGATCTTCGCCACGGAATACGGACTGCCCTTCTCCGTCAGGGAATACTCCCGCCGCGTCAAGGATTACGGCAAGCGGTGCGGTCTGGACATAACCGCCTACTCCCTGCGCCACGCAGCCGCCCTGCTCCTTCTCCGCAAGGGAGCGGATGCCTTCACCGTACAGAACATCCTAGGGCACAGCACCATGACCATGACCCGGCACTATGTCAACCTGACCACCGAGGACACAAGGCGAGGACACGGAAAAGCCGGAGTGCTCCTGTCCATCTTGGGGAAGGAGGCGCCGAAGAATCAGAGGGTGAGGAAGCTGTGA
- a CDS encoding DNA primase family protein — MMKAVLEEEIIREPTIADLLGDVHRTDVGNASRLAFLHGDKLRWSPSLGWLRYNGKYWETSDDAMVAGYARDVPRQILEQAAESDEPGLRSLLCEWAIESEKNSSIRAMVSLLKSEPGIRVESDALDRNPWLLNVQNGTLDLKTGKLLSHNPGDLLTKMAGATYDPDAQCPRWERFILEVMDGDQDLAGYLRRFSGYTLTASTKEQAFLFFSGIGANGKGRFVETLAHILGDYAAPLSPAALTVKYGDTSTNEWAGLRGIRYAYCGEVEPGKVLDSALIKGLTGEDTLRVRHLYREYFSLRPCFKLVYSANGMPKVRDTSYGFWRRCKHVPFNVSFSGEKRDPHLQDKLNAEASGILNWCLSGLSEWLSGGLNEPGIVSAATREYRDDQSVVRAFLDEMTVKIPTHSLLLQKLHEVFLEWAKRNGERNLSNRALKKELEQNGMTTKRGMYGVLVENVGIVNTDN; from the coding sequence ATGATGAAAGCAGTGCTCGAAGAAGAGATTATCCGTGAACCCACCATTGCAGACCTGCTCGGCGACGTCCACAGAACCGACGTGGGGAACGCCTCCAGGCTCGCCTTCCTTCACGGAGACAAGCTGCGATGGAGTCCATCCCTGGGATGGTTGCGCTATAACGGCAAATATTGGGAAACCTCGGATGACGCGATGGTTGCGGGATACGCGCGAGACGTGCCGCGTCAGATTCTCGAACAGGCGGCGGAATCCGACGAGCCGGGGCTCCGGTCCCTGCTGTGTGAATGGGCGATCGAATCAGAGAAGAATTCTTCCATTCGGGCAATGGTGAGCCTGTTGAAATCTGAACCGGGTATCCGCGTCGAATCCGACGCCCTGGACAGGAACCCATGGCTGTTGAACGTCCAGAACGGAACCCTGGATCTGAAGACCGGAAAGCTGCTCTCCCACAATCCCGGAGACCTGCTGACAAAAATGGCGGGGGCGACATACGATCCCGACGCGCAATGCCCCCGGTGGGAACGGTTCATCCTGGAGGTGATGGACGGAGACCAGGACCTCGCCGGGTATCTTCGGCGGTTCTCCGGGTACACATTGACCGCCTCGACGAAGGAGCAGGCATTCCTTTTCTTCAGCGGCATCGGCGCGAACGGGAAAGGGCGTTTCGTTGAAACACTCGCCCATATCCTGGGCGACTACGCCGCGCCTCTCTCACCGGCGGCTCTCACCGTCAAGTATGGGGATACGAGTACCAATGAATGGGCGGGACTGCGAGGAATCCGGTATGCCTACTGCGGAGAGGTTGAGCCGGGAAAGGTGCTCGACTCGGCATTAATCAAGGGACTGACCGGAGAGGACACATTGAGGGTGCGGCATCTATACAGAGAATACTTTTCCCTCCGACCATGCTTTAAACTGGTCTACTCGGCAAATGGAATGCCGAAAGTACGTGATACGTCCTATGGCTTTTGGCGGCGCTGCAAACACGTCCCTTTCAACGTCTCGTTCTCCGGTGAAAAGCGAGATCCCCACCTACAGGACAAGCTCAACGCCGAAGCGAGCGGGATACTCAACTGGTGCCTGTCTGGACTGAGTGAATGGCTTTCCGGCGGTCTGAATGAACCTGGCATCGTCTCGGCGGCTACGAGGGAATACAGGGATGATCAGTCCGTGGTCAGGGCTTTTCTTGACGAGATGACCGTCAAGATACCCACTCATTCCCTGCTCCTTCAAAAGCTGCATGAGGTCTTCCTCGAATGGGCGAAAAGAAACGGGGAGCGGAACCTGTCGAACCGGGCGCTAAAAAAGGAGTTGGAGCAAAACGGCATGACCACAAAAAGGGGAATGTATGGCGTCCTGGTTGAAAATGTAGGGATTGTGAACACAGATAACTAA
- a CDS encoding helix-turn-helix domain-containing protein, translated as MTTVLQEERRRAGISLREFQKRSGIHFSRISRQERRREPLFPRDVQRYANALGVDGKRLVDETGYARISED; from the coding sequence ATGACCACGGTACTTCAGGAAGAGCGGAGGCGAGCGGGTATATCCCTTCGGGAATTCCAGAAACGATCTGGGATCCATTTTTCTCGGATCAGTCGTCAGGAACGGCGCCGGGAACCTTTGTTCCCCAGAGATGTACAGAGATACGCAAATGCTCTTGGTGTTGATGGGAAGCGGCTTGTCGATGAAACCGGGTACGCCCGAATTTCGGAAGACTGA
- a CDS encoding NUDIX domain-containing protein encodes MPGCSPLPIVFCFLLGEKGVLLYRRMTAPWNGTVTVPGGKKERGETAREACIREIEEETGYRLRSLRLRGIAHILSGEAEATGYYFSSRDFEGELRESGEGVPFWHPAGESLSLKGINPFYTLLAPKILDETAPLFEAKILSDEQGIRSSSFENA; translated from the coding sequence ATGCCGGGATGCTCGCCCCTCCCCATCGTTTTCTGCTTTCTTCTCGGAGAAAAGGGGGTTCTTCTCTACAGGAGGATGACTGCTCCGTGGAACGGCACCGTGACCGTCCCGGGGGGAAAGAAGGAGCGGGGGGAAACAGCCCGGGAGGCCTGCATCCGGGAGATAGAGGAGGAAACAGGCTATCGTCTCCGGTCGCTCCGGCTCCGTGGTATCGCCCACATTCTCTCCGGAGAGGCCGAGGCCACGGGCTATTATTTCTCCTCCAGGGATTTTGAAGGGGAACTCCGGGAAAGCGGCGAGGGCGTGCCTTTCTGGCATCCTGCGGGGGAGAGTCTGTCCCTCAAGGGGATCAACCCCTTCTACACCCTTCTTGCCCCGAAAATTCTCGATGAAACCGCCCCGCTTTTCGAGGCGAAGATTCTATCGGACGAACAGGGGATCCGCTCATCCTCCTTCGAGAATGCCTGA
- a CDS encoding M23 family metallopeptidase, which translates to MGLSARVRSAAGILLALLVFLVPGEAMARANVQYPSSVGAGNPFVIRVTSSPPLTGVSVEWQGRSVPLDVAVWNNHYIALGLFGTQTGKVKTGSHVMKITLQSNGTRRQVSCSIRVTPVKYQEDHLTLPESMVTPPANVLARIAEERKAVGKALSTITLSREWGLPLARPVDGIVTSPYGRRRILNKKPRSPHGGMDFRAATGTPVRAALPGRVILTGDHYYAGKSVYVDSGGGAISHYFHLDSIAVKEGDRVNRGAVIAKSGMTGRSTGPHLHFGLSLSGQMVNPEPLFEGTIAGMLEKTVSRGVSITGGK; encoded by the coding sequence TTGGGACTATCCGCTAGAGTGCGTTCGGCTGCGGGGATTCTTCTTGCCCTGCTTGTGTTTCTTGTTCCGGGTGAAGCCATGGCCCGGGCAAATGTACAGTATCCTTCATCGGTGGGGGCGGGAAACCCCTTCGTGATACGGGTGACCTCTTCCCCCCCCCTCACGGGAGTGTCCGTGGAATGGCAGGGCCGGAGCGTACCCCTCGATGTGGCCGTATGGAATAACCATTACATTGCCCTCGGCCTGTTCGGAACACAGACCGGCAAGGTGAAGACGGGGTCCCACGTGATGAAGATCACGCTCCAGTCCAACGGAACCCGCCGCCAGGTCTCCTGTTCCATCCGGGTGACTCCGGTGAAATACCAGGAGGATCATCTGACCCTTCCGGAGAGCATGGTGACGCCCCCGGCAAATGTCCTGGCCCGGATTGCCGAGGAACGAAAAGCCGTCGGCAAAGCCCTTTCCACGATAACCCTGTCCAGGGAATGGGGGCTTCCCCTTGCCAGGCCGGTGGACGGTATCGTGACAAGTCCCTACGGGAGGCGGCGGATACTGAACAAAAAGCCCAGAAGCCCCCACGGGGGAATGGACTTCCGCGCCGCTACGGGAACGCCTGTCCGGGCGGCCCTCCCCGGGAGGGTTATTCTCACCGGCGACCATTACTACGCGGGAAAGAGCGTCTATGTCGATTCCGGAGGGGGAGCGATTTCCCATTACTTCCACCTTGATTCCATTGCCGTAAAGGAAGGCGACCGGGTGAACAGGGGCGCCGTCATCGCAAAAAGCGGCATGACGGGGCGTTCCACGGGCCCCCATCTGCACTTCGGCCTCAGCCTCTCGGGACAGATGGTAAACCCCGAGCCCCTGTTCGAGGGCACTATCGCGGGAATGCTCGAAAAAACGGTCAGCCGGGGTGTGAGCATTACGGGGGGGAAATAG
- a CDS encoding thymidine phosphorylase → MDMLGFIERKRDGGVHQAEEIRRFVTAFASGEVPDYQAAAWLMAVYYNGLTDEELREFTLALARSGEVLSFGGDLFLVDKHSTGGVGDKITLLLVPLAAACGLSVAKLSGPGLGFTGGTVDKLEAIPGFRTHLPSEEFLRQVKEIGCAISGHSADLAPAEGKFYSLRDVTATVPSLPLICSSIVSKKIAGGADAFVFDVKCGSGAFMEDYGSAESLAEALVSLSKNLGKKAMALITDMDQPLGEWVGNAVEVLEAVRVLGGGGPADVREVAVSLAGAMVSLGKGISFEEGCAMASEKLDDGSALEKMKVLVEAQGGDGRVCGDPEAVLSIAPEKAFVRAKGSGVVARIDARAVGEGVKRLGGGRMSLGEPIDLSVGARMLVKTGTAVSAEDALLEIRYGSKDKLKESLPFFEKAFSVEETTLNSPRQGEEKKRSFVLGTIR, encoded by the coding sequence ATGGACATGCTGGGGTTCATCGAGCGGAAGAGGGACGGCGGCGTTCATCAGGCAGAGGAGATCCGGCGGTTCGTGACGGCCTTCGCCTCGGGAGAGGTTCCCGACTACCAGGCTGCCGCCTGGCTCATGGCGGTCTACTACAACGGGCTCACCGACGAGGAACTGAGGGAGTTCACCCTGGCCCTCGCCCGGTCGGGGGAAGTGCTCTCCTTCGGCGGCGACCTTTTCCTGGTGGACAAGCACAGCACCGGCGGGGTGGGTGACAAGATCACCCTGCTGCTGGTGCCCCTGGCGGCGGCCTGCGGTCTTTCGGTGGCCAAGCTCTCCGGCCCCGGGCTCGGATTTACGGGCGGAACGGTGGACAAGCTGGAGGCCATTCCGGGTTTCCGGACCCACCTTCCCTCGGAGGAGTTCCTCCGGCAGGTGAAGGAGATAGGCTGCGCCATTTCGGGCCATTCCGCCGACCTGGCTCCCGCGGAGGGAAAGTTCTATTCCCTCCGGGATGTCACCGCCACGGTCCCCTCCCTGCCCCTGATCTGCAGCAGCATCGTGAGCAAAAAGATCGCCGGCGGGGCGGACGCCTTTGTTTTCGACGTGAAGTGCGGCAGCGGCGCCTTCATGGAAGATTACGGCAGCGCTGAAAGCCTGGCGGAGGCCCTGGTGTCCCTCTCGAAAAACCTGGGAAAAAAAGCCATGGCGCTGATCACCGACATGGACCAGCCCCTGGGCGAATGGGTGGGCAACGCCGTGGAGGTACTCGAAGCAGTTCGGGTGCTCGGCGGCGGAGGTCCTGCCGATGTGCGCGAAGTGGCCGTTTCCCTGGCTGGGGCTATGGTGTCCCTCGGAAAGGGGATTTCTTTCGAAGAGGGGTGCGCCATGGCATCGGAAAAGCTGGACGACGGGAGCGCCCTTGAAAAGATGAAGGTTCTCGTAGAGGCCCAGGGAGGCGACGGGCGCGTATGCGGCGACCCCGAAGCGGTTCTGTCCATTGCGCCGGAAAAGGCCTTCGTCCGGGCGAAAGGATCCGGCGTTGTCGCCAGGATCGACGCCCGGGCCGTGGGCGAAGGGGTGAAGAGGCTCGGAGGAGGGCGCATGTCCCTCGGGGAGCCCATCGACCTTTCCGTGGGAGCCCGAATGCTGGTCAAAACAGGGACTGCGGTATCGGCAGAGGATGCCCTGCTTGAAATCCGGTACGGCAGCAAAGATAAACTGAAAGAGTCCCTTCCGTTCTTCGAGAAGGCGTTTTCCGTGGAGGAGACTACACTGAACTCTCCCCGGCAGGGAGAGGAAAAGAAAAGGAGTTTTGTTCTTGGGACTATCCGCTAG
- a CDS encoding purine-nucleoside phosphorylase — protein MQNRVQKALDYVRSRSAGIPEAAVVLGSGLGAFADALEDRTVIPYGDIPGWPASTAPGHAGRLVFGKIAQKYVAVMQGRVHYYEGYSMEDVVFPVRVFASLGVKTYVATNAVGAVDHALSPGDVVLLYDHINWMGANPLRGPDTPEWNPRFPDMTRAYDRKLIEAAERAAEKEGILVRRGVYMAFSGPSFETPAEIRMARLLGATVVGMSTVPEVITANAMGMRVCGISCVANHGAGMTENTLTGKEVLEEMAKASGRLIRLLTRFFGEME, from the coding sequence ATGCAGAACAGGGTCCAGAAAGCCCTTGACTATGTCCGTTCCCGTTCGGCGGGAATACCGGAGGCTGCGGTGGTCCTCGGTTCGGGCCTCGGTGCCTTCGCCGATGCCCTTGAAGACAGGACCGTGATACCTTACGGGGATATCCCCGGCTGGCCGGCGTCCACGGCCCCGGGGCACGCAGGAAGGCTTGTCTTTGGCAAAATTGCGCAGAAATACGTTGCGGTCATGCAGGGACGGGTTCATTATTACGAGGGGTATTCCATGGAGGACGTGGTCTTCCCCGTGCGGGTCTTCGCGTCCCTGGGCGTGAAGACCTATGTCGCCACCAACGCCGTGGGAGCCGTGGACCATGCCCTCTCCCCGGGCGACGTGGTTCTTCTGTACGACCACATCAACTGGATGGGAGCGAACCCCCTGAGGGGTCCCGACACGCCGGAGTGGAACCCGAGGTTTCCCGACATGACCCGCGCCTACGACAGGAAGCTGATCGAGGCGGCGGAGCGGGCGGCGGAAAAGGAAGGCATTCTCGTCCGGAGAGGGGTGTACATGGCCTTTTCCGGCCCGTCCTTCGAGACACCCGCGGAAATTCGCATGGCCCGTCTGCTGGGGGCGACGGTGGTGGGCATGTCCACCGTTCCCGAGGTCATCACGGCAAACGCCATGGGCATGAGGGTGTGCGGCATTTCCTGCGTGGCCAACCACGGTGCGGGGATGACGGAAAACACCCTGACAGGCAAAGAGGTGCTCGAGGAGATGGCCAAGGCTTCGGGCAGGCTGATCCGCCTTCTGACACGTTTTTTTGGGGAGATGGAATAG
- a CDS encoding tyrosine-type recombinase/integrase, with the protein MRLYDFDASVENFLSYLLLERGLSPNTTAAYRRDLREWGSFCAGAGAPPLPPEQETLSLFQRHLSRGEKSPATKQRIIAALRTWMRYLEQEGEGGGDVRLPSLPGRKEGLPRILSEGEVDRLFQACEGAGPLELRDRALFETAYGCGLRAGELCGLRLGDVDFQAKVLRAFGKGEKERAIPFLGQVSERVAFYLEKGRPLLLKAPSDVLFLTRSGNPMKREDIWRTLRKRGAKAGIPASRLHPHVLRHSFASHLLRRGMDQRSLQELLGHSSIATTEKYLHFDLELRDVYDKAHPRA; encoded by the coding sequence ATGAGATTATATGACTTTGATGCTTCAGTGGAAAATTTCCTCTCCTATCTTCTTCTCGAGCGGGGCCTGAGCCCCAATACCACAGCGGCCTACCGCCGGGACCTCCGGGAGTGGGGCAGCTTCTGCGCCGGGGCGGGAGCGCCGCCTCTTCCTCCGGAGCAGGAAACGTTGTCTCTGTTCCAGCGGCACCTGTCCAGGGGCGAGAAAAGCCCGGCGACGAAGCAGCGGATCATCGCCGCTCTGAGGACCTGGATGCGCTACCTCGAACAGGAGGGCGAAGGAGGCGGTGATGTGCGCCTTCCTTCGCTTCCGGGACGAAAGGAAGGACTGCCCCGTATCCTCAGCGAAGGGGAGGTGGACCGTCTCTTCCAGGCCTGCGAAGGAGCAGGGCCTCTCGAACTGAGAGACCGGGCCCTTTTCGAGACGGCCTACGGCTGTGGCCTCAGGGCGGGGGAGCTATGCGGCCTCAGGCTGGGGGACGTGGATTTCCAGGCGAAGGTGCTCCGGGCTTTCGGCAAGGGAGAAAAGGAGCGGGCGATTCCCTTTCTGGGTCAGGTGAGCGAACGGGTGGCTTTCTATCTTGAAAAGGGCAGGCCCCTTCTTCTGAAGGCCCCGTCCGATGTTCTTTTCCTGACCCGAAGCGGCAATCCCATGAAAAGGGAAGACATCTGGAGAACGCTCCGCAAGAGGGGAGCGAAAGCCGGCATTCCGGCATCACGGCTCCATCCCCATGTGCTGCGCCACAGCTTCGCCTCCCACCTCCTGCGGAGGGGGATGGACCAGAGGAGCCTGCAGGAGCTTCTCGGCCATTCGTCCATAGCCACCACGGAGAAGTACCTGCACTTTGACCTCGAGCTGCGGGACGTTTATGATAAGGCCCATCCCAGGGCATAA
- a CDS encoding NUDIX hydrolase, which yields MDTREKTISKTLAYRGSILNLRIDKVEIPGGRKTVREVVEHSPAVAVLPVEADGTVYLIRQYRYAIGDEILEIPAGLVEPGEDFDRCAERELQEEIGYFPGTLREIGRMYNSPGFCTEMLILYLATDLRPSKLQADDDEFIHLHPVPPGEIRTLLEEGKIVDGKTFAALTWYLAFQEKN from the coding sequence ATGGATACCAGGGAAAAGACAATCTCGAAAACTCTCGCCTACCGGGGCAGCATCCTGAACCTCCGGATAGACAAGGTAGAGATCCCGGGAGGACGGAAGACCGTCCGGGAGGTGGTGGAGCATTCCCCCGCCGTGGCTGTTCTTCCCGTGGAAGCCGACGGCACGGTCTATCTCATCCGGCAGTACCGGTACGCCATCGGCGACGAGATCCTCGAGATTCCCGCAGGCCTTGTGGAACCGGGCGAAGACTTTGACCGGTGTGCCGAGCGGGAGCTTCAGGAGGAGATCGGCTACTTCCCGGGAACGCTGCGGGAGATCGGCCGGATGTACAACTCTCCGGGCTTCTGTACGGAGATGCTCATCCTGTACCTCGCCACGGACCTTCGTCCGTCGAAGCTTCAGGCGGACGACGATGAATTTATTCACCTTCATCCTGTGCCTCCCGGAGAGATCCGGACGCTGCTGGAGGAAGGGAAGATCGTTGACGGAAAAACTTTCGCCGCCCTGACCTGGTATCTCGCCTTTCAGGAAAAAAACTGA
- a CDS encoding 2-oxoacid:acceptor oxidoreductase family protein yields the protein MSAFYKTLLAAGFGGQGVMVLGQLVAYTGIEEGRHVTWIPSYGPEMRGGTANCGVVLSDDEIGSPVVDKADVLVIMNQPSLSKFLDRVKPGGVLVYNSDLVQYNGSRTDISSVGLPASSMAFELGSDKITNIVILGAVVESSGIVNNDVCVETIKEKLGKKKPKFLPMNLEAYEKGKAAARAALSK from the coding sequence ATGTCTGCCTTCTATAAAACACTTCTCGCGGCGGGGTTCGGCGGCCAGGGCGTCATGGTTCTCGGCCAGCTCGTTGCCTATACCGGCATCGAGGAGGGACGGCACGTGACATGGATCCCTTCCTACGGTCCTGAGATGCGGGGCGGCACGGCCAACTGCGGCGTGGTCCTCTCCGACGACGAAATTGGCTCTCCCGTGGTGGACAAGGCCGACGTCCTGGTGATCATGAACCAGCCTTCCCTCTCCAAGTTCCTTGACAGGGTGAAGCCCGGCGGCGTCCTGGTGTACAACAGCGACCTCGTGCAGTACAACGGTTCGAGGACGGACATTTCCTCCGTCGGCCTGCCCGCCTCCTCCATGGCCTTCGAGCTCGGAAGCGACAAGATCACCAACATCGTCATCCTGGGCGCCGTGGTGGAATCCAGCGGGATAGTGAACAACGACGTCTGCGTGGAGACCATCAAGGAAAAGCTCGGCAAGAAGAAGCCCAAGTTCCTTCCCATGAACCTCGAAGCCTACGAGAAGGGGAAAGCGGCGGCAAGGGCAGCCCTTTCCAAATAA
- a CDS encoding thiamine pyrophosphate-dependent enzyme has product MSEVKVYERPKSWMPNVSSHYCPGCGHGIAHRLVCEAIDELGIQNDTIGVAPVGCAAMIYDYMDTDYCEAPHGRAPAVATGLKTVRPDKIVYTYQGDGDLASIGMAEIVHAANRGQNITVIFINNAIYGMTGGQMAPTTLIGQKATTCPLGRDAKVNGYPLRVSEMLATLPAPGFITRVTVAQPKYTLKAKQAIKKAFQNQVEGKGFSLVEVLSSCPTNWGMRPVEAFDWLISSMMPYYPLGVFKDFD; this is encoded by the coding sequence ATGAGTGAAGTGAAAGTGTACGAACGGCCGAAGAGCTGGATGCCGAACGTGAGCAGCCACTACTGTCCGGGCTGCGGGCACGGCATCGCCCACAGGCTCGTCTGCGAGGCAATCGACGAACTCGGCATACAGAACGACACCATCGGAGTGGCCCCCGTGGGCTGCGCCGCCATGATCTACGACTACATGGACACCGACTACTGCGAAGCCCCCCACGGAAGGGCCCCCGCAGTGGCCACGGGACTGAAGACCGTCCGCCCCGACAAGATCGTCTACACCTACCAGGGCGACGGCGACCTTGCCTCCATCGGCATGGCGGAGATCGTTCACGCGGCGAACCGCGGCCAGAACATCACCGTGATCTTCATCAACAACGCCATCTACGGCATGACCGGTGGGCAGATGGCCCCCACCACCCTTATCGGCCAGAAGGCCACCACCTGCCCCCTGGGACGGGACGCCAAGGTGAACGGCTATCCCCTCAGGGTGAGCGAGATGCTGGCCACCCTCCCCGCGCCGGGGTTCATCACCAGGGTGACCGTCGCCCAGCCGAAATACACGCTCAAGGCGAAGCAGGCCATCAAGAAGGCCTTCCAGAACCAGGTGGAAGGAAAGGGTTTCTCCCTCGTGGAAGTGCTCTCCTCCTGCCCCACGAACTGGGGAATGCGCCCCGTCGAGGCCTTTGACTGGCTCATCAGCTCCATGATGCCCTACTATCCCCTTGGCGTCTTCAAGGATTTCGACTAG
- the vorB gene encoding 3-methyl-2-oxobutanoate dehydrogenase subunit VorB, with protein sequence MGRVLMKGTEAIAEAAIQAGCKYFFGYPITPQNEIPEYMSAHLPEVGGVYVQAESEVASINMVLGGGATGYRVMTSSSSPGISLMSEGISYIAGCEIPAVIVNVMRAGPGLGGILPGQADYLQATKGGGNGDYNLIVLAPSTLQECVDLTQLAFDLAQKYRNPVMVAADGFMGQMMEAVEIKPSPTKDQPADASWALGFMEERGGKRSHLHSLFLAPEPLEEHNRKLQKKFSAMKAAEQRCECYCMEDAELLIAAYGTTARISRSAVNNLRAEGLKVGMIRPVTLWPYPYETFKTIPSTVKNILVAEMNAGQMVDDVKVATGCRYPVSFYGRTGGFAPSVKEIEDECRRILAL encoded by the coding sequence ATGGGACGCGTATTGATGAAAGGAACGGAAGCCATAGCGGAAGCCGCCATACAGGCAGGCTGCAAGTATTTCTTCGGGTATCCCATCACTCCCCAGAATGAGATTCCCGAATATATGTCAGCCCATCTTCCCGAGGTGGGAGGCGTCTATGTACAGGCCGAAAGCGAAGTGGCCTCCATCAACATGGTTCTCGGCGGAGGCGCCACGGGATACCGGGTCATGACCTCCTCCTCGAGCCCCGGAATCTCCCTTATGTCCGAAGGCATTTCCTACATCGCCGGATGCGAGATCCCCGCAGTCATCGTGAACGTCATGCGGGCCGGCCCCGGGCTCGGCGGCATTCTTCCCGGCCAGGCCGACTATCTCCAGGCGACCAAGGGAGGCGGCAACGGAGACTACAATCTTATCGTCCTCGCTCCCAGCACCCTGCAGGAGTGCGTCGACCTCACCCAGCTCGCCTTCGACCTTGCCCAGAAATACCGGAACCCCGTCATGGTGGCGGCGGACGGATTCATGGGCCAGATGATGGAAGCGGTGGAGATCAAGCCCAGCCCCACGAAGGACCAGCCCGCCGATGCATCATGGGCCCTCGGTTTCATGGAAGAGCGGGGCGGCAAGCGCAGCCACCTTCACAGCCTGTTCCTGGCTCCCGAACCCCTCGAGGAGCACAACCGCAAGCTCCAGAAGAAGTTCTCGGCCATGAAGGCCGCCGAGCAGCGGTGCGAGTGCTACTGCATGGAAGACGCTGAGCTGCTCATCGCAGCCTACGGCACCACGGCCAGGATCTCCCGCTCCGCGGTGAACAACCTGCGGGCGGAAGGCCTCAAGGTCGGCATGATCCGGCCCGTCACCCTGTGGCCCTACCCCTACGAAACCTTCAAGACCATTCCTTCCACCGTGAAGAACATTCTCGTGGCGGAAATGAACGCAGGGCAGATGGTGGATGACGTGAAGGTCGCCACCGGGTGCCGGTATCCGGTCTCCTTCTACGGCCGCACGGGCGGATTCGCCCCCTCCGTGAAGGAAATCGAGGACGAGTGCAGGCGCATTCTTGCCCTGTAA
- a CDS encoding 4Fe-4S dicluster domain-containing protein — protein sequence MAKGRIEVLEQYCKSCGLCVAACPMKVLRISEKTNAKGYRPVEQFKEGCIGCAMCAVTCPDAAIEVFKIQE from the coding sequence ATGGCGAAAGGACGCATCGAAGTTCTCGAGCAGTATTGCAAGAGTTGCGGACTGTGTGTGGCTGCCTGTCCGATGAAGGTCCTCCGCATTTCGGAGAAGACCAACGCGAAGGGCTACCGGCCCGTGGAGCAGTTCAAGGAGGGGTGTATCGGGTGTGCCATGTGTGCCGTGACGTGTCCCGACGCCGCCATTGAAGTGTTCAAAATCCAGGAATAA